Genomic DNA from Magnolia sinica isolate HGM2019 chromosome 4, MsV1, whole genome shotgun sequence:
AGATCCTGGCCATGCAAAAggccaaaaggtgggccacacattaaggTCGCCTAGGGCAGGAATCagaccaatccaaaactcaagggccacaccataagaaacaatgtggATCGAATGAGGACCATTGAAACTTTATTGGGGGTctaataagttttgaatcaagctaatgaaggggttggatgggctataaacataatggtggtaGGTTCAGGAAGGTTACAACGGTAGGATTTTCCATCCCCATTATGGCCTGACTCAACTCATCAACTCATGGGACAGGCCAAACATTCGAGTCAATTGACAGCCCGTTGGTCCGACTCATGAATGAACCAGTatccccatggaatgatagtgtcaCCCTCATCATTACAGCAAGTATTcgactagtggggcccatcttttcaACCGCTCGGATGTCCTACAAACAGCTTCAAAGGGTCTTTGCGTGTGATCCCTTGTCATTGAGATCATCTGCCAAAGTGCCAAACTAATGGATTGTTGACACTGTCAATGATTAAAAATGTAAAACATTaaacaattccaaaaaaaaaaacttttcaatccAAAATCCAATAAGAACAGCTAATAGCTCTCCTTTTCCCTTTATTAGGGACCTTCCTCCAATCGCAGTAGCAGCAGCCAATGGAAGAGCTTCAAGGGATCATACATGGCCTCTTTACagctcttctcctttctctctttgcATTTTCTTCAGCTTCTTCAATGCATGAAGGTAAGCTGCATTTGCGTTTTGTGTGTTCTACACCACCAATGGATGGTGCATATGGATGCACTATCGAATTGAATTGTAATTGCCAGTAATCCAAGGAAATGACCCAACTGTGATATACTTCCTTAGCATTCATAACCATATCAACTGCCTACGATTCAAATTGCAATTACGATACTTTCAAGTCGGACAACTTGGAtgaaatgtaattgcaatttgaggaCTACTTCCTCACTGTGAATTCTATAAAATACcacaaattttcaaatgaaatttGGCAATTCAATTCGtgtgtgcatccaaacactttCTGAATTTAAACACCAAATctaatcacaactgtttcttcTGCACTAATTCTAGGACACAAATTCCCATTCATGACGGGAGACATTGAGGATGTGACGGGCAGATCATACGATTACATAATCGTCGGGGGAGGCGCAAGTGGCTGCCCGTTGGCTGCCACACTATCCAAGAGATACTCAGTGTTGTTAGTGGATCGCGGTGGGTCACCTTACGGCAATCCCCTcattgaagaaaagaagaattaTGGGTTTCCATTGATCCAAACTGATAATTTCTCATCCATTGCCCAAGCATTCGTCTCTGAGGAAGGAGTGTCCAATCACAGGGGGAGAGTATTGGGTGGGTCAACCACAATTAATGGTGGATTCTATAGTAGAGCTAGAGAAGATTATATTCGGAGAGTTGGGTGGGATGCGGAGTTAGTAAGGGACGCTTACAAATGGGTGGAGTCTAAGATAGTTTTTCAACCGAATCCTCTGACCCCATTGCAATCTGTTACGGCAGATGGCATGGTCGAAGCAGGAGTTCGGCCTTTTAATGGTTTTAGTTTGGAGCATTTAAAGGGAACAAAGATAGGAGGTAGCATCTTTGATAATCATGGAAGGAGACACACCTCTGCTGATTTATTAGCAGCTGGAAATTCGAAGAAAATCACTGTTCTTTTGAATGCAACAGTCCAAAATGTCATCTTCTATGATGGAGGTATGTGGAAAGTACTGGTGGGTGAGCTTTGGTTTCATTTCTTCGTGATTTTTTCTTGCTAAAAATGGTCAAGTACGTACGATCATGGTTGAGATTTAAGTGGTTTTGCATCAGCTGTCCATGcagattggaagatcatagccCTCTATTTGTTGGGAACAAGTGTGGTTGggtcatggcccaaaaatcatgccaactGAATAATCCTGACCACTGATTATCAGATTTTTTTTCTGGTTCAGAGCAGGATGTCCACAATCCTCGCTTCAACCATCTATTTGAATTTTCCAATCAATGATCAGGATTAGATTTTTGGACAATGGCCCATCCACAGAATGATTGTTCTAAATATCCAAATACAAGCTACATCCATAAATAATATGCAAGACTTTGGCCGCGATatcctcattagagtgaagaaAAGAGAGCTTGTTTTCTCTAACCATTGATGATCATGCATTCAATCTAAAATTATGTTAACACCACGCAGGTGATGGGAAAAAGCCCAGGGCACATGGCATAAGATTCATCAGGAGCAACGGCAATCCGAACCACTTCTACGAAGCATATCTCAGCCATCCAAAGGGTTCAAGATCTTGGGGCGATGTGATACTATCTGCCGGCGCACTGGGCAGTCCTCAGATCCTCATGCTGAGTGGTATCGGGCCCCAAGAACATCTCAAGCACTTCAACATCTCCACTCTCATTGATGCCAGAGAAGTGGGCCAAGCCATGCAGGACAACCCATCAATTACCTTTCGCTTAAACTACTCTCTCCATGCTCTTCAAAAACCGCAACCCGATCCCCCTCAAGTTGTGGGAATTTCAAAGGGTTTCCGAATCATACTTCAAGCTATAATTCTTCCCACAAGCCCCAACACAACTATAACACCAGTTGTAGCTAAAATTGCAAATCCTGCATCGAGAGGGTCGCTAAGGTTATGGAGCACAGATCCCAGGCAGAATCCTTCAGTGAAATTCAACTACCTAGCGAAGGAGAGGGACTTGGATGAATGTGTCGAAATGGCCCATCTGGTGGAGAAAGTTGCACAGTCCAGATCGATCGAAAGATTTCTAGGAATGAGGCAATTAGCAATTGCGAAGGACGATATGTCTAGGGACAAGGAATTGAGGGATTTTTGCAAGAAAAACATTAGGACGTTTTACCATTATCATGGAGGGTGTGTTGTTGGGTCTGTTGTAGACAAGGATTACAGAGTTTATGGAGTGAAGGGGTTGAGGGTCATCGATGGATCAACATTGCTCGACTCCCCCGGTACGAATCCAATGGCAACTCTGCTCATGTTAGGCAGGTACCAAGGAATTAAGATGCTAAGGAAGAGAAATATAACCTAGTGAGTTATCCTTTAGAATCTGGTGACCAGTGAATAACTCATCCTGACCCAGTGTCTTAACTCACCGAGTTGTGACTCAGTTACTGCAGCTATGCAAATGGGtgtcttctctttcatttcttttcttttcttatttctttttttaaatgttgtCTGTCATGTTTGTTGGATTGGCTCCCTTTGTTTCTCACCTTCTACAGCTTTCGGAGTCATGTTGTAGCCTAAAATAACTCTATTCCATGAATGAAATATAAAATATGACTTGCAAACATTTGGGTGACACCGGTATTTAATTCTTCATTTGAGGGAGTGTTTGGACAACCTCCAAATCATGATTGGCAGGGCTTCTGAGCTAACAAAGCTTGGGTTTGGGGCAGTACAGAGAACAAAACCACAGATCAGGCTTCCATTTTGCACCTTTTCCACCACTAGTCACAAGTGAGTTATGTAAAAGGCCCCAAAAACATCTCACTTGCAATTCGAGCCAGCCTATCAGGTCCACCTCTGTAATTAGGAATTTCCAAGCTAGGAGTCGTTGACTGCGAACGCCTAAGGGAGTCCAAACCATAGGAGttatattgggcccaccgagttgTGGTTTGGTCAATCTGATCCATTCACAGCCCTAACTGTAAAATTCAAAAAGCCCACCAATCAGGGTACAGTGCAACTTGAGAAATAATTAGCTGAATTCCATTACGCAGAGTAAGGccttgtttggtagatgcctagaAACAGGAGTCAAT
This window encodes:
- the LOC131242063 gene encoding (R)-mandelonitrile lyase-like, whose amino-acid sequence is MEELQGIIHGLFTALLLSLFAFSSASSMHEGHKFPFMTGDIEDVTGRSYDYIIVGGGASGCPLAATLSKRYSVLLVDRGGSPYGNPLIEEKKNYGFPLIQTDNFSSIAQAFVSEEGVSNHRGRVLGGSTTINGGFYSRAREDYIRRVGWDAELVRDAYKWVESKIVFQPNPLTPLQSVTADGMVEAGVRPFNGFSLEHLKGTKIGGSIFDNHGRRHTSADLLAAGNSKKITVLLNATVQNVIFYDGGDGKKPRAHGIRFIRSNGNPNHFYEAYLSHPKGSRSWGDVILSAGALGSPQILMLSGIGPQEHLKHFNISTLIDAREVGQAMQDNPSITFRLNYSLHALQKPQPDPPQVVGISKGFRIILQAIILPTSPNTTITPVVAKIANPASRGSLRLWSTDPRQNPSVKFNYLAKERDLDECVEMAHLVEKVAQSRSIERFLGMRQLAIAKDDMSRDKELRDFCKKNIRTFYHYHGGCVVGSVVDKDYRVYGVKGLRVIDGSTLLDSPGTNPMATLLMLGRYQGIKMLRKRNIT